The Tistrella mobilis genome window below encodes:
- a CDS encoding AI-2E family transporter has product MSRSARTLFWAAFIVVLIGSLWLLGGVLLPFVAGLLVAYFLDPVVDRIERAGLGRMASTWLVTIMFFGVIVIGIAVLAPYIQTRISTFIDKLPDYIKAVREEVLPQLDLLWRRLPPEVADRIQAMFTSAEGEGSRAAGMIADVLKGVMNSVMSIANLVSLILITPVVSFYLLRDWDAMMARIDGWVPVTGRDVVRRLARDMDRGIAGLVRGQTLLCLILGTWYSLGLVTIGLDLAVPVGMAAGILSFVPFVGFISGFALSVGFSLLQFGTDWHVIAAGAIFLAGQGIETLLQPPLVGNRVGLHPVWIIFALMVGGALFGLVGVLVALPAAVCVAVVVRYALERYLASALYDPRPAVDATVIDATGAPDACSTDAPEAGR; this is encoded by the coding sequence ATGAGCCGTAGTGCACGCACCCTGTTCTGGGCCGCCTTCATCGTGGTGCTGATCGGCAGCCTGTGGCTGCTGGGGGGCGTACTTCTGCCCTTCGTGGCGGGGCTTCTGGTTGCCTATTTCCTCGACCCCGTGGTCGATCGCATCGAACGTGCCGGCCTGGGGCGCATGGCATCCACCTGGCTGGTGACGATCATGTTCTTCGGCGTGATCGTGATCGGGATTGCCGTGCTCGCCCCCTATATCCAGACCCGGATCAGTACCTTCATCGACAAGCTGCCGGACTACATCAAGGCAGTACGTGAAGAGGTTCTGCCGCAGCTGGATCTGCTCTGGCGTCGACTGCCGCCCGAAGTGGCGGATCGCATCCAGGCGATGTTCACCTCGGCCGAGGGGGAGGGGTCCCGTGCGGCCGGCATGATCGCCGACGTGCTCAAGGGCGTGATGAATTCGGTGATGTCGATCGCGAATCTGGTCTCGCTGATCCTGATCACCCCGGTGGTCAGCTTCTATCTGCTGCGCGACTGGGACGCGATGATGGCACGGATCGATGGCTGGGTGCCGGTGACCGGTCGCGATGTGGTGCGACGGCTGGCCCGCGACATGGATCGCGGCATCGCCGGCCTGGTCCGCGGCCAGACACTGCTCTGCCTGATCCTCGGTACCTGGTATTCGCTGGGTCTGGTGACCATCGGGCTGGATCTGGCGGTACCGGTCGGCATGGCGGCGGGTATCCTGTCCTTTGTGCCGTTTGTCGGCTTCATCAGCGGCTTCGCTCTGTCGGTCGGCTTTTCGCTGCTTCAGTTCGGCACCGACTGGCATGTGATCGCGGCGGGCGCGATCTTCCTGGCCGGGCAGGGGATCGAGACCCTGCTGCAGCCGCCGCTGGTCGGCAATCGCGTGGGGCTGCACCCGGTCTGGATCATCTTCGCCCTGATGGTCGGCGGCGCGCTGTTCGGGCTGGTGGGCGTGCTGGTGGCCCTGCCGGCGGCGGTCTGCGTTGCGGTTGTGGTGCGCTATGCGCTGGAGCGCTATCTTGC